One genomic window of Nicotiana sylvestris chromosome 10, ASM39365v2, whole genome shotgun sequence includes the following:
- the LOC138879544 gene encoding uncharacterized protein: protein MRGAPPQTTQVLRAPPDPQAMVTAPATTPPAHPTEGGGRAGKGLPRGGGQARYCALPALTKAVAYDFLITDIVLARRMVEKGCDTYLAYVRDVSVDTPIVESVPVVRDYPDVFPMDILGKPPNRDIDFGTDLLLGTQPISIPPYCIALPELKELNEQLQELLDNGFIWTSVSPWGAPVLFVKKKDGSMHMCIDYCQLNKVTVKNGYPLPRIDNLFDQL, encoded by the exons aTGAGGGGTGCGCCTCCACAGACTACTCAGGTTCTGCGTGCTCCACCAGAtcctcaggctatggttacagcaccAGCTACCACTCCACCTGCGCATCCAACTGAAGGTGGAGGTCGAGCAGGTAAAGGTCTCCCTAGAGGaggaggccaggctagatattGTGCTCTTCCCGCTTTGACGAAGGCAGTTGCATATGACTTTCTTATCACAGATATTGTtctg GCTCGGCGgatggttgagaaagggtgtgatACATATCTAGCATATGTcagagatgttagtgttgatacccctatCGTCGAGTCAGTTCCGGTAGTGAGGGATTATCCAGATGTATTCCCTATGGATATTCTGGGCAAGCCGCCCAATAGGGATATCGACTTTGGTACTGATTTGTTactgggcactcagcctatttcgaTTCCTCCATATTGTATAGCTctaccagagttgaaagagttaaatgAGCAGTTGCAGGAGTTGCTTGATAATGGCTTCATTTGGAccagtgtgtcgccttggggtgctccagtcttgtttgtaaagaagaaggatggttctatgcacatgtgtattgattattgccagttgaacaaggttacagtgaagaacggGTATCCATTGCCACGTATTGATAACCTATTCGATCAGCTATAG